The Microbacterium sp. W4I20 genome segment CATCCGCGCCCGCAGCATCCGCGCCCGCAGCATCCACACCCCCGCCGTGTGGGGAGGAGATCTCCGCGAGGGGCTGAAGGATCTGCCGGATTCTTCAGCCCATCGGCGCGATCTCAGCCCCACACGCGGCGACGGATGCTGTGGCGCACAGCGCCATGACCACGTACTGCTTGTAGTCCGAAGACACATACTCCCGCGCCGCACCTCCGACCAGGCTGGACACTGCCGGCTTCAGCGCGGACGCCGGCGGAAAGGACACCCCTCATGGCCTCGGCATCCACGGCGACGCGCCGCTCACGCGCAGCATCCGGGAGGAACCCCTCGACCGCGCCGTCGCAGATCCGCACGATCGTCGCGTCCAGCGTCGTCGGCACCACCGTCGAGTGGTTCGACTTCTTCGCCTATTCGACGGCGGCGGCGCTCATCCTCAACGGCCTGTTCTTCCCCGACTACGACCCGCTGGTCGGCACGATCCTCGCGTTCGGCGGCATCGCGGTCGGGTACTTCGGGCGTCCGCTCGGCTCGATCGTCTTCGGTCACTTCGGCGACCGCATCGGGCGCAAGCGGATGCTGGTGCTCTCACTGATCCTGATGGGCGCGGCGACCTTCCTCATCGGACTCCTGCCGACGTACGCCGCGATCGGCGTCGCGGCTCCGATCCTGCTCATGGTGCTGCGCTTCGTGCAGGGCTTCGCCCTCGGCGGCGAGTGGGGCGGCGCCGTGCTGCTGGTCGTCGAGCACGCCGAACCCCGCCGCCGTGCGTTCCTCGGCAGCTTCCCGCAGGTCGGCCTCGCGCTCGGTCTCACGCTGTCGACGCTGGTGTTCCTTCCGCTCGTGGCGCTGCCCGGCGACGCGTTCGCCGAGTGGGGCTGGCGCGTGCCGTTCCTGATCAGCGCGGTGCTGGTGCTGGTCGGCCTGTTCATCCGGCTGAAGATCACCGAGACGCCCGAGTTCGAGGAGATGCGGGATGCCGGCAAGGCCGCCAAGGTGCCGCTGTGGGACACCCTCAAGACCCACCTCGCGCAGGTGCTGCTCGCCGCCCTCAGCTTCGCCGTGATCGGCGCCGTCTTCTACATGCTGTTCACGTTCAGCCTCACCTACGGCACCGAGTTCATCGGTCACGAGCGGTCCGAGATGCTGACGATCGCGACGATCTGCTCGGTCCTGGCGCTCGGCGGACTGCCGCTGGCCGGCTGGCTCGCCGACCGCTTCGGCGTCGCGAAGGTCTTCGCTGCGGGCACGATCCTGTCGGTGCTGCTGGCTTTCCCCGCGTTCTGGTTGATCGACACGGGGAGCCTGGCCGCCGCATACGCCGCCTACCTCGCGATGACGATCGCCTTCTGCGCCACCTACGGCACGCTCGGCGTGCTGTACGCGCAGGCCTTCGACGTGCGCATCCGCTACACCGGCATGTCGCTCGCCCTCGGCATCGGCACGATCATCGGCTCGGCGTTCGTGCCGATCATCTACCTCGAGCTGCTGACGGTCTTCGGCGGCAGCTGGGCGATCGCGCTCTACATCGTGGTCGCGGGTCTGATCACTCTCGTCTCGGCCACGCTGCTGCACCGGCTCACCCGTCGCGCCGCAGCATCCGCCCCCGCAACCGAAGGATCCTCTCGATGATCGACGACGCGACGCGCGCCCTGCTGAACACCCTCGGCGGAGTGGATGCCGCGCCCGGCTCCCTCGACGGCGTCGTCGTGCTCGACGTGACGCGGGTGGTCGCCGGTCCGTACTGCTCGATGATCCTCGCCGATCTCGGCGCGACCGTGATCAAGGTCGAGAACCCGGGCGACCCGGACTACACCCGCACGTTCCCGCCGCTGCTCGACCGTGCGGGGGAGGAGCCGCTCAGCGGGTTCTTCGCGCAGTACAACCGCAACAAGCTCGGCGTCACGCTGAATCTCAAGAGCCCGGATGCCGCAGCCGTTCTCGACCGCCTCGTCGAGAAGGCCGACGTGCTGGTGGAGAACTTCCGCCCGGGCACGATGGACCGGCTCGGGCACGGTTACGAGCGGCTGCGCACGGTGAACCCGCGGCTCGTCTACGCGGCCCTCAGCGGGTACGGGCAGACCGGGCCGTACCGCTCGCGGCCGGCGTACGACAACAGCGCGCAGGCGACGGGCGGGCTGTGGTCGATGAACGGTCCCGCCGGCGGCCCTCCGACCCGGGTGGGCACGATCATCGGCGACCTCGCCGCCAGCCTCTACGGCGTCATCGGCGTGCTCTCGGCCCTCCGCCACGTCGAGCGCACGGGTGAGGGGCAGCTGGTCGACGTCTCGCAGCAGGACTCCGTGCTCACCCTCACCGAGAACGCGGTCGTGGCCTACACGGTCGACGGCACGATCCCCGAGCCGCTCGGCAACGAGCATCCGTTCGTCCGGCCCTACGAGCTGTTCCCGTGCTCCGACGGCTTCGTGTTCTTCGGCGGGTACACCGACAAGTTCTGGCGCATCTCGTGCGAGACGTTCGGCACCGCTGCCGACTGGGAGGCGCACCCCGACCTGCACACCATGGCCGCGCGCTTCGACGCCGAGGTCTACCGCACCGAGGTGCGGCCGATGGTCGAGCGGTGGTTCGCCGACCGCACGAAGGTCGAGCTCGAGCAGCTCGCCGGCGACCTCGTGCCGCTGAGCGCGGTGAAGGACATCGGCGAGGTCGTGGAGGATCCGCAGATCGCCGCCCGCGGCATGATCGTGGAGGCCGAGTACCCCGGGCACGGCACGCTCCGCACCTTCGGGTCGCCGGTCAAGCTCGACCGCACCCCGCCCCGGACGGCCGGACTCGCGCCGGACATCGGCCAGCACACGGCCGACGTGCTGCGTGATCTGCTCGGATTCTCGCCGGACGATGTCGAGGCCCTGCGGCAGAGCGGGACCGTCTGATGCCGGGCATCCGTCTCGAGAGGCACGGGGCCGTCGGGCTGATCACGATCGATCGGCCCGAGAAGCTCAATGCGATGACGCTCGCGATGTACGACGAACTCGGTGCCGCGTTCGCGGAGGTGCGCGACGACGCCGGCATCGGCGTCGCGGTGCTCACCGGAGCCGGCGACCGCGCGTTCTGCGTCGGGGCCGACCTCGGCGAGTCGATACCGGCGCTCACCGAGGAGCGATTCGACATCAGCGAGTGGGACGCGGCGCACCAGAAGCACTCGACGCTCGAGAAGCCGGTGGTCGCGGCGATCAACGGCCTGGCCCTCGGCGCCGGCTTCGAGATCATGCTGTCGACCGACATCCGTCTCGCGGCGTCGCACGCCGAGTTCGGGCTGCCGGAGACCGGGGTCGGCGTGGTGCCGGCCGGCGGCACGCTGGTGCGGCTCGTGCGGCAGATCCCCTACGCGTTCGCGATGGACCTGATGCTGCGCGGAGAGCGCATCGACGCCGAGACCGCGCTGCGCTACGGGCTCGTCAACCGGGTGGTTTCCGGCCGCCGATCTTCGCGACGAGGCACTCCGCGTCGCCGAGCAGCTGCTGACGAAGAGCCGCACCGCGGTCGCGACGGTGAAGCGGGCGGTGCGGGCACTGCAGGATCTCCCGGAGGACGAGGCGTTCCGGCTCGAGGCCGAGCTCGGACAGCAGGCGTTCGCGAGCCCCGATGCCCGTGAGGGGCTCGCCGCCTTCGCGGCACGGCGTCCTCCGGTGTTCCCCTCGCATGGCTAGGACGAACCGGCGCTCGTAGACTGCTGTTCACCCGATGAGCATTTCCGTGTGACCGCTGCCGAGGAGGTGCGATGGTCGATCCGACCGCAGCCTCTCCCGGTGCGACGGCGGCACTGGTGCGCGAGGTCGTGTCGGCCAGTCGTTCCGAGCCGGGCGTGGGCACCGCGGCGCTCTCCGCGCTGCTCGCCGAGGCCGACGTCGCTGCCGCCGAGGTCGACGAGCTGCTGGCCTCGGTGCAGGAGTCGCAGCAGCTGACCGCGCGGCTGCGCCGCCGGGCCACCGAGCTCGAGGCGCTGTTCTCGACCGCGCGCGAACTCGTGCGCCTGCAGGACGTCACCGATGTGCTGCGTCGGCTGGTAGAGCGCGCGCACGAGCTGATGGGCACCGACGTCACCTATCTCTCCGAGGTCGACGATGCGCAGGGCGACCTGCGGGTGCGGTACTCGGTGGGCACGGTCACCCCGGAGTTCCGCGATCTGCTGGTGCCGGCGGGTTACGGACTCGCGAGCCTGGTCGCGAACAGTCGCGAACCGGTGTGGGTGCGGCAGTACGCGCGGATGGCGGATGCTCCGCACGACGCCTCGATCGACGCCGCGGTCGAGCGTGAGGGGCTCGTGTCCTTTCTCGGGGTGCCGCTCGCGGTCGGCGACGAGGTGCTCGGTGCCCTGTTCGCGTGCAACCGCTTCGCGCACGACTTCACGCCCGAGCAGGTGCTGCTGCTGTCGGCCTTCGCCGATCACGCCGCGGCCGTCCTGCACAGCGCGCGGGTGCTGGCCGACAGCGCGGCGGCCCGAGCGCGGGCGGAGGAGGCGTACCGGGAGCTGCAGCGGCACCTGGCGGCGACGCAGGTGGCGAGCAGCATCCACGAGCAGCTGACCTCGGCGGTGATGTCGGGTGCGACGGTCGTCGACCTGGTCGCCACGCTCTCGGGTCGACTGGACCGCCGCGTCTGGGCGCTCGATGACGGGGCCCGGCCGCTGGGCGCCTCTCCGGATGCCGTCCGCGGCCTT includes the following:
- a CDS encoding MFS transporter; this encodes MASASTATRRSRAASGRNPSTAPSQIRTIVASSVVGTTVEWFDFFAYSTAAALILNGLFFPDYDPLVGTILAFGGIAVGYFGRPLGSIVFGHFGDRIGRKRMLVLSLILMGAATFLIGLLPTYAAIGVAAPILLMVLRFVQGFALGGEWGGAVLLVVEHAEPRRRAFLGSFPQVGLALGLTLSTLVFLPLVALPGDAFAEWGWRVPFLISAVLVLVGLFIRLKITETPEFEEMRDAGKAAKVPLWDTLKTHLAQVLLAALSFAVIGAVFYMLFTFSLTYGTEFIGHERSEMLTIATICSVLALGGLPLAGWLADRFGVAKVFAAGTILSVLLAFPAFWLIDTGSLAAAYAAYLAMTIAFCATYGTLGVLYAQAFDVRIRYTGMSLALGIGTIIGSAFVPIIYLELLTVFGGSWAIALYIVVAGLITLVSATLLHRLTRRAAASAPATEGSSR
- a CDS encoding CaiB/BaiF CoA-transferase family protein gives rise to the protein MIDDATRALLNTLGGVDAAPGSLDGVVVLDVTRVVAGPYCSMILADLGATVIKVENPGDPDYTRTFPPLLDRAGEEPLSGFFAQYNRNKLGVTLNLKSPDAAAVLDRLVEKADVLVENFRPGTMDRLGHGYERLRTVNPRLVYAALSGYGQTGPYRSRPAYDNSAQATGGLWSMNGPAGGPPTRVGTIIGDLAASLYGVIGVLSALRHVERTGEGQLVDVSQQDSVLTLTENAVVAYTVDGTIPEPLGNEHPFVRPYELFPCSDGFVFFGGYTDKFWRISCETFGTAADWEAHPDLHTMAARFDAEVYRTEVRPMVERWFADRTKVELEQLAGDLVPLSAVKDIGEVVEDPQIAARGMIVEAEYPGHGTLRTFGSPVKLDRTPPRTAGLAPDIGQHTADVLRDLLGFSPDDVEALRQSGTV